ATTTAGAGCTTGGGTATTGCTCTGTGGAACTGGAGAATTGAACTTGACAATGGAACAATGGGTGAAGAGCCATCTGTATACTGTGCAAAAGAGAAAAGTGAGATGAATCTAggagcccaggaggccaggggacTCTGGGGTATTGGACCTAGAGAGGAGAGCAGGAAGTTGGGGCCCTGGAAGATGGGACTGAGCATGTGGGTGTGGACGTCAGGCAGGAGGAAGACCCTTCTCTCCAAAGCTCTCTTCTCACTCTCTTCATCAGCTTCATCTCTTGGCTTCAACTTGGACACAGAGCAGGTGACAACCTTCCGTGTGGACAGTGCTGGGTTTGGACACAGTGTAGTCCAGTATGCCAACTCCTGGTGAGGACCGGTAGTGACTGACTTCTAGCTTTTTCATCAGCTCCTCTCCTCACACAGAGCCCTGTCCTTCCCCTTCTCACACTCCAGGGCATTATTTGCATACTTTCTCTCTATTGGGTGTGGCAACTTTTCCTAGTGATGAATGTTTGGTCTGAGAGTAGACactgtcttgttttttttaaaaaaataattcatttatttatccttgttttaaaatttctattggttcttttaaattatacttaGCATTAGGATTAATTTCAACACAATTAGAAAAGCACGGAGTATAACTTGCTCTAAAtcagtccccaatacttcctTTTCCTGCCCCACTGTCTTGCTTTTTCAATAAtcacagctaacatttattgagcacttactaacTGCCAGGCATTTTAGCATGGATGTTATAGATGGGCACTAATTTAGTCCTCACCACAACCTTATAGGAATCagccattcaacaaatatatatttagcaTCTACTATATATTTCAGGAGCAGGGTTTATAACAGAGAATGAGTCAGACAAAAGTGCTGCCCTTGCAGAATTTAAATTGTTCttaatctccattttatagatgaaattgAGGCTCAGGGAGGAGAGCAAACTTTCTGGAGTGGCCGTCAGGCCCCAGCCAGGCACTCTTCACTGCAGTATTCTTTGTCTCTCCATAGGGTGGTGGTTGGAGCCCCCAAGGAGATAAAAGCTGACAACCAAACAGGTGGACTCTATAAGTGTGGCTACAGCAGGGGCACATGTAAGCCCATGCACCTGCAGGGTGAGTCACTGCCTTTGCCTGTGACACAGCACCAGGCTCCAATGCTCTGGGACCAGCGGAGAGCACCGGTGTTCCATTGGCCGGCTTCAGCTCTGTCTGCAGCCCCTCGACCTCAGCCAGGAGGTTCCTGTACCCTCAAGACCTTCCAGCCCATTGCACCCCTGCACTCCCTCAGCTCCTTCAAGACCTGGAAGCCTCCTTCACATGTTAGACCTTTTTGTCTCCCAAGTTGAGGGGATGTCTACCCATATTTTACTGTTCTTGAGGGTGACCATGCATGTGTCTGTCTCCTTAGTCCCTCCGGAGGCTGTGAATATGTCCTTAGGCCTGTCCTTGGCAACCACCACCAAGCCCTCCAAGTTGCTGGTGAGTTTCCCTGGGTCACAAAAGGGTCCTGAGGGAAGGAGTGGGGACCTGGGACTCCTGAGATTGGTGATCTTGTGGATGGTAGAAGTGCTGGGATAGGAGGGTGGGCAGGACAGGGACAGCTGCTCCCACTAGCCTTCTGTGTCCCCAGGCCTGTGGCCCCACTGTACATCATGCATGCAGAGAGAACATATATTTGAATGGGCTCTGCTTCCTGTTGGTCTCCCCCTCTGAGCAGGGCCAAAGGCTCCCAGCTGCCTTGCAGGGTGAGTTTTTGGTGATCTTTTGGGGAGCTCACATATATCCAACTGGGGGTGCATTGGAGTCAGAGATGCTTTTACCAGAGTGATAAGAAGGGGGGATCTAGAAAAAATTTTACTAGACAGTGTAGTGACTCCAAACATGGCTTCCCTGCTGGCTTTGAAACCCTGTCCCATCACCGTTCAACGGTACAACGTTTCCTATGTGACCTTACCCTCTGAGCTTTGGTTTTGTCATCTGCCAAATGGGGATAATAACACACCCCACACTGAAAGTAAGATAAGATTATCTGTGGCCAGAGTttagcacagtacctggcacaagGGGAGAGCTCCATTAATGCAAACTGCTATTATGTTTAGAGAGAAGGGGATTCATTTTCTTCCAGTGTGCTCTGAAAATAGATATAACCAATTGATTTGTCCAGCAGTCTGGGAATGGTGGTAAGGGTGCAAtttaagttgtgtgtgtgtgtgtgtgtgtgtgtgtgtgtgtgtgtgtgcacgcacaagGGCATATGTTCATACAGGTTGAGGCATTGGGCTTGTCTTCTCTGGTGTTGATGGGGAATCCAAGATAAGGAGGCTAAACAGTGAGTGAGCTTTTCAGACTTACCCATGTCAGACTGAGGCCACTCCCTGGTTTCACATTCACTCTGATGCCCTTGGAGAAAACTACATCTGACTACTGAAGGGTGCCCCTTCTATCACCTCCTTGGGTGGAGACTCCACCCACAGGGGCCATCAGAACCCTCAGGATACCAGTCTTACTATGGGAGCCctccagggaaggaagaggaagctcGGAGGCGGGAATGGAATGGGGGCCTCCCCTGCTGATCTGGAAGTTTCCTTTTTCTGAGGACAGATTCCACATTTGCCCAGGAGAAAAGTAAGGGTGTATATTTAAGCTGAGAACAGAATAGGACCAGTGTGTAGCTGTGGCCAGgaatgatattaaaaatagtgAACAAAAGTACAGTCTAGCACTGACCAACAAGAACAAACACTGACCAGGGCTAGCACAGGCTTCTTTCCTTGCAAGAAGTTGGGGGTAGAGGGGATTAAGTGGGGTCAGGTCCAGGGGTAGGGGAGGCTCTCAGCTTCTTACCATCTGGATGGAAGGAActttcacttttctgttttttgatgGACGAGGCTGAAGCAGCTCAATCACAATTGTAGCCTCTCTGAGACCTTAGGAAACTCAAGTTctccatttaatatattttattttttaggtagacacaatatcttttttttttatttttatgtggtgctgagttttgAACCCACGGTCCCGCACGTGGGAGGctagctctctaccactgagccacaatcccaggcccccCCCCACTTTCTAACAAGGAGAGGAGCAGGGTGTGGGGGCTGAACTCTGATTGTCAGACTGGAGTGAGGGGGAAGGTGTTGGGAAACTGAGTTCTTGTGACCAGAAAGCTAAGGTCATGGGTTCTTTGGAGAATCCACTGGAGGACCAGGGCCTCCTCCTTCCCTAGAATGCCCAAGGCAGAATCAGGATATCGTGTTCCTGATTGATGGCTCAGGCAGCATCTCCGGCACAAATTTTGCCACAATGATAAGATTCGTGAAGGCTGTGATGAGCCAGTTCCAGAgacccaacacccaggtgagcTCTTGGGAGAGGGGTGCAAGTCTGCTGGGCACTGCTTGGGGCAGGCTTGCTGGGGAAAGTCTGGGGACCTGGTGAAGCAGTCTCATACCCCAGCTCTATATGGTTCTCCCAGTTCTCTCTGATGCAGTTCTCCAGCGAATTCCGGGTGCATTTCAATTTCAACACATTCATCTCCAGTTCAGACCCTCTAACACTGTTGGATTCTGTACACCAGCTGAGAGGGTACACTCACACAGCCACAGCCATCCAAAAGGTCATGTGAGTCCAGACTTCTCCTACTTCCTTTCCCAAAGCATCCGGGTCTTCCTTTGAGCCTCATCTGCCTTCTCAACAAAGGGACAGGCAGAGACTGAAAATCTAGCCTGGGACCCCCTTGCCAAGTTGGGGACTCTTGAGTGGGGCTGCAAGGGGCATGGCCTCCCTTTTACAAAGCCATCAAAGGCTGCTGTAGTTCTGTTCACAGGCCTCTGGACCCTCTTCTTTCCTGACAGAAACATACTGTTCACCACCCAAAATGGGGCCCGCAAGGATGCCACCAAGATCCTGATTGTCATCACTGATGGGCAGAAGCAAGGGGACTACCTGGATTATAAGGATGTCATTCCCATGGCTGAGGCGGCAGGCATCATCCGTTATGCAATTGGGGTAGGGCATAGAGATGCTACCTACTACTACTCCCCAGCAGGCAACTTCCCTTTCAAGGGTAGAAATTCTACTGCCTTCTGGATTAAAACTCAGCTTGGGGACTCATGATCCTTGCCCTCAAATCTTTTGATGCTATCTGAGCCTTATTTTTCTCACCTGTGCTATAAGCCTGACGTGCAGTGTTCTTGGAAGAGATCAACACCCAGACATATAGGcatattgtatttcttattttcatggaGTTGGTCTTTTCTCTGGACAGGTTGGAGAGGCTTTTCAAAAGATGCATTCCTGGAAAGAATTAAATGACATTGCATCGAGGCCTGCTCATGAACACATATTTAAAGTGGAGAACTTTGATGCTTTGAAGGATATTCAAAACCAGCTCcaggagaagatctttgccattGAAGGTAAGTCAGAGATAGAGCTACTTGCTTCAGAAATCCTCATCCACAAgggcttttccttccttccttcctccttttttttttttttttttttttttttgtactggggattggacccagggccttatgcatacaaagcaagcactttatcaattgagctatattcccagcctcttttccttttttgaatcTAGATCCCCATGTCATGGGCAATAACCCTTGTTGTAGGTGTTGATTTCCAATCTTAGATTCTCCTAAGAATCCTTCCTGGACTTGGAAAGGCTGAATTTCTCCCTGAAATCCAAACATCATGCCTTCCCCAGGTACAGAGACCATAAGCAGTAGCTCTTTCGAAATGGAAATGTCCCAGGAGGGCTTCAGCGCTGTGTTCACACCTGTGAGTGGGGTCCCTTCAGGCTGACAAAGAAGGATGAGGAAGAttgggaggagggaaggcagaggaggaCTGGATGGTTGTGTAGAGCCAATGGCAGACTTTGTTTGGCTTAGGCTGCCCTCTTGCTTTGTTCTGCTCAGCCCTGGAATCTTTTCCTCCCAGGATGGACCAGTTCTGGGGACTGTGGGGAGCTTTAGCTGGTCTGGAGGTGCCTTCCTGTACCCCCCACATATGAACCCCACCTTCATCAACATGTCTCAGGAGAATGTGGACATGAGGGACTCTTACCTGGGTGAGAAAAGACTGTGGTGGGGGACAGGTGGATGACAAGctgtgggaagaggaggagaagcctTAGTGCTGATGCTGGGTCCCCTCAGGTTACTCCAGTGAGCTGGCCCTTTGGAAAGGGGTGCGCAGCCTTATCTTGGGGGCCCCTCGCCACCAGCACACTGGGAAGGTTGTCATCTTCACCCAGACATTCAGGCAATGGAGGCCGAAGGCTGAAGTCACAGGTACCCAGGTTGGTGTGGAGGGCCCATGTTGGTGGAACATGAGGGCGGGCAGGGTGGCTAGGAGCAGGGAGCTGATAGGGCAGGTCCTGGTACCTGGGGAGAGGCAGGACCTGGCCCAGAAAGGAGGTGCCTCTGGCAGGGGCAGGCAAGATGACTCAGACTCTCCCCCCAGGTCGGCTCCTATTTTGGGGCCTCCCTCTGCTCTGTGGATGTGGACAGCGATGGCAGCACCGATGTAGTCCTCATTGGGGCCCCCCATTACTATGAGCAGACCCGAGGAGGGCAGGTGTCCGTGTGCCCCATGCCCAGGGGGGTGAGTGGTGATGGGTCCTGGGCTGGGTGGGGCCCGGGTGTGAGGTGTGGATGGCCTGGATTGGACCTGGCACTGGTTTTTTTGTTCTGTAGAGGAGCAGGTGGCAATGTGCGATCATTCTCCGTGGAGAGCGGGGCCATCCCTGGGGTCGCTTTGGAGCAGCTCTGACAGTGCTGGGAGATGTTAATGGGGACCATCTGACAGATGTGGCCATTGGGGCCCCTGGAGAGGAGGAGAACCAGGGTGCTGTCTACTTATTTCATGGAACCTCAGGACTGGACATCAGTCCCTCCCACAGCCAGGtgaagcacaatttttcctgTCACTGTGACAGCTTCCTCTTTGCTTCTCCTCCTTTCACAATATCAACTGGAAAAATGTCCCCCTTTAGTATATTTTCCTCCCTGCCATAGTACTGGGCATATTGTGGAAGTGAGTAAAACCCGAAGAATTGAGGCATGGGAACACTCACTGCTGTACACCCTGCTTTGTATGGAGACTGGATGCTTGCGTAATTTGCAACTCAGGCCTTTTAAACCCACAGAAGCTTTACTAGTCTAGGCATTAGCAAACccatattctttcttcttcttttttaacctttttattcatgcattatgATTATGCATAGCAGTGGGATTCGTGTTACAtgttcatgcatgcacacactaGAGCAGGATAATTTGGTCCCTTTAATTCCCGAggaccttctctttctttttcctcctccttctccctggttcctttcctctactccactgctCTCCCTTATATTTTCGTGAGATCCCTCTCTACcttgtttcctcctttttctttctagcttccacacatgagataaaacatacaacccttgactttcttagTTTAGcaaacccattttacagatgtgactTGCCTTGTCCAAAGTTCACGGTGGACCAGGAATGACCATTAGGTTGGTTTGGGTCTTCCGACTTCTAGCCCAGTTCTCAGCCTTTCAGTGGCTCCTTGTTGCTCATGTAGCTGCCTCAGTCAGCCAGTCCACTCACTCCTCCATCTCACTGGATGCTGTCTGATTTTATTCCATTCCTGCCATCAATGATCCTACCAAATGCCCATATAGGCAGGAACCTTTCACCCAGTGGAGCAAGAATTCCCTGAGAAGAGAAAGCTGATTTCCTTggcaaaaaaaatcaagaaagccCAAATTAAAACACAGGTGAAGGATCTGAGTAGATGTTTCATCAAagaagacttgaaaaaaaaaaaaaagagggcagtGGCCAGTAAGCACATATtcacatcattagtcatcaggcatcagcaaatcaaaaccacagtgaggtaCAACTTCATACCCACGAGAATGACTAGAATCAAGAAGGTcaattggtgaggatgtggagaaattggtgccctcattcactgctggtggTAATATAAATGGGTGCAACTGCTTTGCAAAATACTCTGACAGTTTCTCAGAAATGTTAGAGTTGCTCTATGACTCAAAAAATCCACTACTGGAAGaagtccacacaaaaacttataCATGAGAATGTTCTTTgcagcattgttcataatagcccaaagatggaaacaacccaaatgtctatctgcagatgaatggataaataaaatgttgtatgCCCACtagatagaatattattcagccataaaagtcACAAGgtactgacacatgctacaacatgatgaatcttgaaaacattatatttaGTGAAAGAAGGCAGTCACAGAGGACTATATATTACATGAttacatttacataaaatgaacAGAATAGACAaatacagagagacagaaagtagcACAAAAAAAGGTATCAAGGATGGTCCCTGTAGTTCTACTAATATCTGTATATTGGTCAGGTTACTCACCTCTCTGTGCTCAGTTTCTCTTTGTAAAATGGTGATCATAAGAGAATCAACCTCATATGGCTGCTGCTATGAGGGTGAGCATGATGGAGGGCTCATAAAAGGTGTTATACTCTTATAATCAGTTAATGTTGTAACTACTGTTAATATAGGTTCAAGAAGAGGGGTCTAAAGAAGAGGGTGAAAGACCTTGTGGAGAATAACCAGAAACTGCATTCAGTCCACACTAATTTGTTTAACTTCTGCTTGCTCAGAGGTATATCTGGGTAGATCCTTGATTACAAATATCACCTGGGTTCTACCTGAAAGGCCTGACTCCAAGAGGAAGCCTTTCTGAATTCACTGACCCACCCAGGATTTCCCTTTCCTTCCACTCCATCCCTTGTCTCATCATACACTTGATTGGACTGGCCTTGCCTTGTTCTCTGCTGGCTCCTACACTAACCCTGAGGACACAGCACTGAGGTCAGTTTTTCTGAGAGTTGAGGCCCTGAGCATTGACTTGATTGTGCTGTTTCTATCCCACTAGCCTTGCCATCCTTAGTAATTGGtaagtttctctttttatttcattatttttcttaataattattattctgcTAGTCCTCACAGTGCAAGAGATTTAAGGGGATTAGGATTGGGCATTACAGCAGTaatggaaataaagggaaaagaacCCACAGGAGTAATGCCCAGGCAGGTAGAATCTGGGTCTGGGTGTGGCCACCCCCATCCCAACTTGGCCTCTCCTGTTCTTTGAAGAGATAGCAAAAGGTGCCTTGGGCTTGGAGGCAGACAGTCTGAGGTCTGGAATCAGCCTCCAAAAGGTCGTGGGAATTTGGCACAATCCCCCAACCTCTCTcttttatttgtgaaatgaaagGTGAGACTAGATGGATTCTGTGGTCACTTTTAACCTTGAGATTCATCAAAAAGTCACTGACTACTTATTTGACCATACTCTACGTGCCGTTCTAAAAGCTATATGAATAAATTCATCTACCCTTATAGTTAAACTTGGAAGTATTACTATTTCCTGTAGAAGATGGGGGAAACTGAGGTACATAAAGATTTGTGGAGAAGTTAGAATTTGAACCAGGGActaactgaatgaatgaatgaatgaatgaaactcaGGTCAACAGCAGAGCCTTCTAATCTCCACTTCTTTATTTCTTaggaattgtttcttttttttcagtcataATTTTCCCATTATAACCTCTTCTTTTTAGGCCCTTCTTGGTGACCTCTTTTCACATCTCACCCTTTCTATCTTTCACATTCAtacctcttattttttttgttgcttATTTCCAACTTGTCCCATTACCCCATTTCACTCCATTTtcagttgctataacaaaatatatgaggctgaataatgtatttaaaaaaaggcCCTTGGCTTcatcacatcatggcagatggtGTCATGGTGGGAACACATGTGAGAAGTTGGGATTACATGGCAAGACAAGATGTCAGAGAGAACAAGGAGAGGGGATGGTCTTGTTCTTTTATAACAATTCTCTAGGGAACCAACTGGGCCCACATAAGAACTACTTAATGCTTTGAGAGGGCAATGCCCCAAAGACCCAATTACTTTCCACTAgcctccacctcttaaagggtcTGCTGCACCAAGGACCAAGTCTTTAATAAAGGAACCCTTGGAGGACCAATCAAATCCACACTGTCTCCTCCTGACTCACCTTCTCTTCTAAATAGAGAATTGCAGGCTCTCAGTTCTCCCCCACACTCCAGTATTTTGGGCAGTCACTGAGTGGGGGTCAGGACCTCACCATGGATGGACTGGTGGACCTGGCTGTAGGGTCCCAGGGACAAGTGCTGCTGCTCAGGTAAGAACAGATTCCTTCCTCAGATATTCCCCATGTGGTCCTAGGTCCAGATCGGATACCTGCACCCCCGCCCCCCATTGCAGGTTGTGCTCCCCGGAGCTAAGGACCTGTTCTCAGCTTGATGTTCTGCCCACAGGACCAGACCTGTTCTCAGGGTGTGGGTGACCATACACTTCACACCTGCAGAGATCGCCAGGTCCGTGTTTGAGTGTCACGAGCAGGACTCCTCTGTCCAGGAACTGGGTGATGCTACTATCTGTCTTGATATTTATGGAACTCCCAAGGACCAACAAAGTGAGTCCTCTCCCTCTCTTACCCAGAACATCCTGACCTCTGGAGTTCTCCTGCCTAGGATTCCTGTCTCCTGCCTGACCTTTACCCACCTGGGGAGTTTCTGGTCCACTCAGCCCTCTGCATGCCCTTCTTTCCCTACAGATAACCTCCAAAGCTCTGTGACCATTGACTTAGCCCTTGACCCCGGTCACTTGAGTCCCCGTGCTGTCTTCAAAGAGACAAATACCAGGATCCTTACTAGAGTCAAAGACCTTGGACTGAACAAATACTGTGAACCTGTGAAGTTGCTCCTTCCGGTGAGGGGTCCTCAGATGGATGCAGGGAGAGATGTGGGTAGAGGCCATTTGGAGGCTGGCAGCAGGCTGCTCAGGGAAAGAAAAGGGCATAGAATCTGGCATGCAGATGGTGCTTCAAACATGTTAGCTAAATGAGTGAAGGAATGAACAAGGTGGGCTGCAACTGTGAGAGGTTACACAATTGgatttcaggaaagagaaaagggctGCTGAGAGAACTCAGGAGCTTCCTTCAGCTAAAATCTTTCAGGCATCCAGTGGGCACTTATTTATGGCTTTGCTTCTCTGAGACAGGCCCTGTCCTAGGGGGACACAGCAGGGAACAAAGCAGCTATTGCTCACAGGAGgttctgggtggggtggggggaattcCAAACCAAACAAGTTTCCAGATAATAGGTGTCAGGTTGTGAAAACTGCTaggaagaaagacaaaatcaGGAGGATGTCAGGGAGGCCTCTTGGAAGAGTGTAGTTTGAGAAGACATTGAGCAAATCAAGGGAGCCATGTGTGAATATTGGGCAATGATTCTGCATGGTGGGGATAATAAGAACAAATATGTACTGAGTGCAGATAGCTTTCATTATTACTCCTTTTACAGATGCACTTAGTAACTTTGcgcagtattttttttaacacccTCCCTTCAATGTCCTCTAGTCCTGTGTGGAGGACTCATTGATACCCATCATCTTGCGTCTCAACTTCTCTTTGGAGGGCAAGCCCATCCCTTCCTTCAGAGACCTCCGGCCTATTCTGGCTGCAGATTCTCAGACATACTTCACGGCCTCGGTGAGCCCTGGTGTTGGGGTCTCCCAGAGGGATAACACAGGATGGCCTCTGGATCTCTGGAAAATCCTGTGTTGTCTTTCTCTCAGCTCCCCTTTGAGAAGAACTGTGGGGATGACCACATCTGCCAGGATGACCTTGGC
The sequence above is drawn from the Urocitellus parryii isolate mUroPar1 chromosome 9, mUroPar1.hap1, whole genome shotgun sequence genome and encodes:
- the Itgax gene encoding integrin alpha-X isoform X2, translated to MSRTWTALLLFLALFSLSSSASSLGFNLDTEQVTTFRVDSAGFGHSVVQYANSWVVVGAPKEIKADNQTGGLYKCGYSRGTCKPMHLQVPPEAVNMSLGLSLATTTKPSKLLACGPTVHHACRENIYLNGLCFLLVSPSEQGQRLPAALQECPRQNQDIVFLIDGSGSISGTNFATMIRFVKAVMSQFQRPNTQFSLMQFSSEFRVHFNFNTFISSSDPLTLLDSVHQLRGYTHTATAIQKVINILFTTQNGARKDATKILIVITDGQKQGDYLDYKDVIPMAEAAGIIRYAIGVGEAFQKMHSWKELNDIASRPAHEHIFKVENFDALKDIQNQLQEKIFAIEGTETISSSSFEMEMSQEGFSAVFTPDGPVLGTVGSFSWSGGAFLYPPHMNPTFINMSQENVDMRDSYLGYSSELALWKGVRSLILGAPRHQHTGKVVIFTQTFRQWRPKAEVTGTQVGSYFGASLCSVDVDSDGSTDVVLIGAPHYYEQTRGGQVSVCPMPRGRSRWQCAIILRGERGHPWGRFGAALTVLGDVNGDHLTDVAIGAPGEEENQGAVYLFHGTSGLDISPSHSQRIAGSQFSPTLQYFGQSLSGGQDLTMDGLVDLAVGSQGQVLLLRTRPVLRVWVTIHFTPAEIARSVFECHEQDSSVQELGDATICLDIYGTPKDQQNNLQSSVTIDLALDPGHLSPRAVFKETNTRILTRVKDLGLNKYCEPVKLLLPSCVEDSLIPIILRLNFSLEGKPIPSFRDLRPILAADSQTYFTASLPFEKNCGDDHICQDDLGITFDFSGMKTLVVGSNLELNAEVTVSNDGEDSYGTTVTFFYPTGLSYRRVSGGQNQLKLRPVHWTCDSTPAGSQGTWRTSCSIHHLIFRGSTKITFLATFDVSPKAVLGDRLLLTANVSSENNSPRTSKTTFQLELPVKYAVYPVISSHDQSTKYLNFSASEEKGGSVAKHRYQVNNLGQRDLPVSIDFCVPVNLNGAPVWTEVEVSPLQNPSIQCSSERLLPTETDFLTHIHKNPVLDCSIAGCLRFRCDIPSFGIQEELDFILKGNLSFGWVSQTLQKKVSVMSVAEITFDRSVYAQLPGQEAFLRAQMKTVLEKNEVYDPIPLIVGSCVGGLLLLALITATLYKVGFFKRQYKEMMEEANGQLVPENGTLDPQDAQ
- the Itgax gene encoding integrin alpha-X isoform X1 is translated as MSRTWTALLLFLASSLGFNLDTEQVTTFRVDSAGFGHSVVQYANSWVVVGAPKEIKADNQTGGLYKCGYSRGTCKPMHLQVPPEAVNMSLGLSLATTTKPSKLLACGPTVHHACRENIYLNGLCFLLVSPSEQGQRLPAALQECPRQNQDIVFLIDGSGSISGTNFATMIRFVKAVMSQFQRPNTQFSLMQFSSEFRVHFNFNTFISSSDPLTLLDSVHQLRGYTHTATAIQKVINILFTTQNGARKDATKILIVITDGQKQGDYLDYKDVIPMAEAAGIIRYAIGVGEAFQKMHSWKELNDIASRPAHEHIFKVENFDALKDIQNQLQEKIFAIEGTETISSSSFEMEMSQEGFSAVFTPDGPVLGTVGSFSWSGGAFLYPPHMNPTFINMSQENVDMRDSYLGYSSELALWKGVRSLILGAPRHQHTGKVVIFTQTFRQWRPKAEVTGTQVGSYFGASLCSVDVDSDGSTDVVLIGAPHYYEQTRGGQVSVCPMPRGRSRWQCAIILRGERGHPWGRFGAALTVLGDVNGDHLTDVAIGAPGEEENQGAVYLFHGTSGLDISPSHSQRIAGSQFSPTLQYFGQSLSGGQDLTMDGLVDLAVGSQGQVLLLRTRPVLRVWVTIHFTPAEIARSVFECHEQDSSVQELGDATICLDIYGTPKDQQNNLQSSVTIDLALDPGHLSPRAVFKETNTRILTRVKDLGLNKYCEPVKLLLPSCVEDSLIPIILRLNFSLEGKPIPSFRDLRPILAADSQTYFTASLPFEKNCGDDHICQDDLGITFDFSGMKTLVVGSNLELNAEVTVSNDGEDSYGTTVTFFYPTGLSYRRVSGGQLKLRPVHWTCDSTPAGSQGTWRTSCSIHHLIFRGSTKITFLATFDVSPKAVLGDRLLLTANVSSENNSPRTSKTTFQLELPVKYAVYPVISSHDQSTKYLNFSASEEKGGSVAKHRYQVNNLGQRDLPVSIDFCVPVNLNGAPVWTEVEVSPLQNPSIQCSSERLLPTETDFLTHIHKNPVLDCSIAGCLRFRCDIPSFGIQEELDFILKGNLSFGWVSQTLQKKVSVMSVAEITFDRSVYAQLPGQEAFLRAQMKTVLEKNEVYDPIPLIVGSCVGGLLLLALITATLYKVGFFKRQYKEMMEEANGQLVPENGTLDPQDAQ